Proteins from a single region of Mucilaginibacter daejeonensis:
- a CDS encoding M1 family metallopeptidase: MSRLSIKFLFALIICGATAQAKTKSLNADSADHRSWWDLRHYRISLTPNLEAKTIKGVNQVRFKALKANKILQLDLQQPMRITGVSMEAKPLPFARTSDETYQIIFAKALTTGKAYTISVNFEGKPKEADDPTIDNGWVWTKDKQGRPWVSIFCEGIGASVWLPCKEGLKDEPDEGTSMAITVPDTLVAVANGRLKGKVSQNGLSTYTWAVTAPINSYNIIPYIGKYVTWHVPYAGEAGKLDRDYWVLDYNQAKGKRHFMQVDTMLKAFEYWLGPYPFYADSYKLVESPIPGMEHQSAVAYGNGFQNGYQGKDFISRSGWGLKWDFMMVHESGHEWFGNSITASTYGDTWIHEGFTKYLETLYTDYAFGTKAGNEYAIGTWKRIKNDQPILGTNTSDKYYKGSAMLHMIRQIVGDTTFRQWLRGLGKQYYHQTVNTAQVFGLLKRYTDRDLSKIFDQYLRTTQIPILSYTHKDGQLRYRWINCVPGFNMPVRVSIGDAPQQWLKPTTEWTTISAPSGVVKADTNFLINVAPTP; the protein is encoded by the coding sequence ATGTCACGTCTATCCATTAAATTCCTGTTCGCCCTAATCATCTGCGGTGCGACCGCGCAGGCCAAAACCAAAAGCCTGAACGCCGACTCGGCCGATCACCGGTCATGGTGGGATCTGCGTCATTACCGCATTTCCCTCACGCCCAACCTCGAGGCCAAGACCATTAAAGGCGTCAATCAGGTCCGCTTTAAAGCCTTAAAGGCCAACAAGATCTTGCAGCTGGACCTGCAGCAGCCTATGCGGATCACCGGTGTTTCGATGGAAGCGAAGCCACTGCCCTTTGCCCGCACCAGTGACGAGACCTACCAGATCATCTTTGCGAAGGCGCTTACCACCGGCAAGGCGTATACCATTAGTGTGAACTTTGAAGGCAAACCCAAGGAAGCTGACGACCCTACTATAGATAATGGCTGGGTATGGACCAAGGACAAACAAGGACGCCCATGGGTAAGCATATTTTGCGAAGGAATAGGCGCCAGCGTGTGGCTGCCCTGTAAAGAAGGATTGAAGGATGAACCTGACGAAGGCACCTCCATGGCCATAACCGTTCCGGATACGCTGGTGGCGGTGGCCAACGGCCGGTTGAAAGGCAAGGTGAGCCAAAATGGGCTCAGCACCTATACCTGGGCCGTTACAGCGCCGATCAACAGCTACAACATCATCCCTTACATTGGCAAATATGTGACCTGGCATGTGCCTTACGCAGGTGAGGCCGGCAAGCTTGACCGCGACTATTGGGTGCTTGACTACAACCAGGCCAAAGGTAAAAGACACTTTATGCAGGTAGATACCATGCTCAAGGCTTTTGAGTACTGGTTAGGCCCCTACCCTTTTTATGCAGATAGTTATAAACTGGTGGAGTCGCCCATTCCGGGTATGGAACACCAAAGTGCGGTGGCCTACGGCAATGGCTTTCAGAACGGCTACCAGGGTAAGGACTTTATCTCGCGGTCGGGCTGGGGATTGAAGTGGGATTTTATGATGGTGCACGAGAGCGGCCACGAATGGTTCGGGAACAGCATTACGGCCAGCACTTATGGCGACACCTGGATACATGAAGGTTTTACCAAGTACCTGGAGACGTTGTATACCGACTACGCTTTTGGCACCAAAGCCGGTAACGAATATGCCATTGGCACCTGGAAACGCATCAAGAACGACCAGCCCATATTGGGCACCAACACCTCAGACAAATACTACAAAGGCAGCGCCATGCTGCACATGATCCGCCAGATCGTAGGCGATACCACTTTCAGGCAATGGCTACGCGGCCTGGGCAAGCAATATTACCACCAAACGGTCAACACCGCGCAGGTGTTCGGCCTGTTAAAGCGATACACCGACAGAGATCTGTCGAAGATATTTGACCAATACTTACGCACCACTCAGATACCTATACTAAGCTACACCCACAAGGACGGCCAGCTGCGTTACCGCTGGATCAACTGCGTCCCCGGCTTCAATATGCCTGTACGTGTGAGCATAGGTGATGCTCCCCAGCAATGGCTAAAGCCCACTACCGAATGGACCACGATCAGTGCCCCATCGGGCGTGGTAAAGGCAGATACCAACTTCCTGATCAACGTTGCGCCGACTCCGTGA
- a CDS encoding ABC transporter ATP-binding protein: protein MSDAPLIQIRKLQKWYGTKLVLKDLSLDIYPGQVIGYIGPNGAGKSTTVKILTGLIPEFNGEVLVNGISMQHDPQQIKKMIGYVPENAELYEVLTPMEYLDFIGKLYNMDEDVLNTRARKLLMAFGLGNNADDRMDTFSKGMRQKVLLISGIIHDPQIIILDEPLSGLDANAVIMIKELIMRLSQEGKTIFYCSHMMDVVEKVSDRILLINKGEIIADGTFESLKQNHADTLEKIFAKLTGRPDGDTEADAVINAFD, encoded by the coding sequence ATGAGTGACGCTCCCCTGATACAGATCCGCAAACTTCAAAAATGGTACGGCACCAAACTGGTGCTTAAAGACCTTTCCCTCGACATTTACCCCGGCCAGGTGATCGGCTACATCGGTCCTAACGGCGCCGGCAAATCCACCACGGTAAAGATCCTCACCGGATTGATCCCCGAATTTAATGGCGAGGTACTGGTGAACGGTATCAGCATGCAGCATGACCCGCAGCAGATCAAAAAAATGATCGGCTACGTGCCCGAGAATGCCGAGCTGTACGAGGTGCTCACTCCCATGGAATACCTTGACTTTATTGGCAAGCTGTACAACATGGACGAGGATGTGCTCAACACCCGCGCACGCAAGTTACTGATGGCCTTTGGCCTGGGCAACAACGCCGACGACAGGATGGACACCTTCTCGAAAGGGATGCGGCAAAAGGTATTGCTCATATCGGGCATCATTCACGATCCTCAGATCATTATTTTAGATGAACCCCTGTCAGGTCTGGACGCCAATGCGGTGATCATGATCAAAGAACTGATCATGCGCTTGTCGCAAGAGGGCAAAACGATCTTTTACTGCTCGCACATGATGGATGTGGTAGAAAAGGTGTCTGACCGTATCCTGCTGATCAACAAAGGCGAGATCATTGCCGATGGCACCTTTGAGTCGTTAAAGCAGAACCATGCCGACACGTTAGAGAAGATATTTGCCAAGCTTACCGGCCGCCCCGATGGCGATACCGAGGCCGACGCCGTGATCAACGCTTTTGACTAA
- the ftsH gene encoding ATP-dependent zinc metalloprotease FtsH, which yields MKENNNSRSDKSRSFRRVPNRKITPKPPRFNFMWLYAIVILALLVVPYILNGGNGSAIEFEKDFVPMLRNGDVDRIVAYKNGDHVVAEVYIKKDSLQQKPEYAKFKDQRSIGISSANPQFYFTDASFDSMKQSILAAEKDMPDAAKVPIQFEQRESLLSNWLVQGIIMLVLFAGLWLFIMRRMSGGAGGGPGGQIFNIGKSKATLFDKESQVNVTFNDVAGLQEAKEEVMEIVDFLKNPKKYTNLGGKIPKGALLVGSPGTGKTLMAKAVAGEAQVPFFSLSGSDFVEMFVGVGASRVRDLFKQAKDKAPCIIFIDEIDAIGRARGKNNIVGGNDERENTLNQLLVEMDGFGTDSGIIIMAATNRPDVLDSALLRPGRFDRQISIDKPDLVGREQIFKVHLGPLKLAEGVDAKKLSAQTPGFAGAEIANVCNEAALIAARRDKQAVDMQDFQDAIDRVIGGLEKKNKIISPEEKRIVAYHEAGHAIAGWFLEHADPLVKVSIVPRGVAALGYAQYLPREQFLHTTEQLMDEMVVSMGGRVAEDIVFGRISTGALSDLERITKLAYAMVKIYGMNPKVGNLSFYDPQGEYQFNKPYSDTTAELIDAEVRGLIDNVYQRTKDLLNEKRAGLELLAAKLLEKEVLFQSDLEELLGKRPFDNRTTYDKFVNGEAALNPETDNNAIPESVTNPETARIDADKKDDQ from the coding sequence ATGAAAGAAAATAACAATAGCAGATCTGATAAATCCCGCTCGTTCAGGCGGGTACCTAATAGAAAGATAACGCCCAAGCCTCCCCGTTTCAACTTCATGTGGCTTTATGCCATCGTGATACTTGCCCTGCTGGTGGTGCCTTACATCCTTAACGGTGGTAACGGCAGTGCTATCGAGTTCGAGAAAGATTTTGTACCCATGCTGCGCAACGGTGATGTTGACCGCATAGTGGCCTACAAGAACGGCGATCACGTGGTGGCCGAGGTATACATTAAAAAGGATAGCTTACAGCAAAAGCCTGAGTACGCTAAGTTCAAAGATCAGCGTTCTATCGGCATCTCATCGGCCAATCCGCAGTTCTACTTCACCGATGCTTCTTTTGACAGCATGAAGCAGAGCATACTGGCGGCCGAAAAGGATATGCCAGATGCGGCTAAAGTGCCGATCCAGTTCGAGCAGCGCGAAAGCCTTCTGTCAAACTGGCTGGTGCAAGGCATCATTATGCTGGTACTGTTCGCTGGTTTGTGGCTGTTCATCATGCGCCGCATGAGCGGTGGTGCCGGCGGTGGCCCTGGTGGTCAGATCTTCAACATCGGTAAATCAAAGGCTACCCTGTTCGATAAAGAATCGCAGGTCAATGTGACCTTTAACGATGTGGCCGGTTTGCAGGAAGCTAAAGAAGAGGTGATGGAGATCGTTGATTTCCTGAAGAACCCTAAAAAATACACCAACCTGGGTGGTAAGATCCCTAAGGGTGCACTGTTGGTAGGTTCGCCGGGTACCGGTAAGACCTTGATGGCCAAAGCCGTTGCCGGTGAGGCACAGGTGCCGTTCTTCTCCCTTTCAGGCTCTGACTTTGTGGAGATGTTCGTGGGTGTGGGTGCTTCACGTGTACGTGACCTGTTCAAACAAGCTAAGGATAAAGCCCCATGTATCATCTTCATTGACGAGATCGATGCCATTGGCCGTGCCCGTGGCAAGAACAACATCGTTGGTGGTAATGATGAGCGCGAAAATACCCTGAACCAGTTACTAGTGGAGATGGATGGTTTCGGTACCGATTCGGGTATCATTATCATGGCCGCTACCAACCGTCCAGACGTGTTGGACTCAGCCTTGCTTCGTCCGGGTCGTTTTGACCGCCAGATATCGATCGATAAGCCCGACCTGGTAGGCCGTGAGCAGATCTTTAAAGTACACTTAGGCCCGTTAAAACTGGCCGAAGGTGTGGATGCCAAGAAACTATCGGCACAAACCCCTGGTTTCGCCGGTGCTGAGATAGCCAACGTTTGTAACGAGGCTGCACTGATCGCTGCCCGCCGTGATAAACAGGCCGTTGATATGCAGGATTTCCAGGATGCCATTGACCGTGTGATCGGTGGTCTGGAGAAAAAGAACAAGATCATTTCACCTGAAGAGAAACGCATCGTGGCTTACCACGAGGCTGGCCACGCGATCGCGGGCTGGTTCCTGGAGCATGCCGATCCACTGGTAAAAGTATCTATCGTTCCTCGTGGTGTGGCCGCTTTAGGTTATGCCCAATACCTGCCACGTGAGCAGTTCCTGCACACTACCGAGCAACTGATGGACGAGATGGTGGTATCAATGGGTGGCCGTGTTGCCGAGGACATCGTTTTCGGCCGTATATCTACCGGTGCGCTAAGCGATCTGGAACGCATCACTAAACTGGCTTACGCCATGGTGAAGATCTATGGTATGAACCCTAAAGTGGGCAACCTGTCGTTCTACGATCCGCAAGGCGAGTACCAGTTCAACAAACCATACTCTGACACCACTGCCGAGCTGATCGACGCCGAGGTGCGCGGACTGATCGACAATGTGTACCAACGTACCAAGGACCTCCTGAACGAGAAACGCGCAGGACTGGAACTGTTAGCTGCCAAATTGTTAGAGAAAGAGGTACTATTCCAAAGCGACCTGGAAGAACTTTTAGGTAAACGCCCATTTGACAACCGTACCACTTACGACAAATTTGTTAACGGCGAGGCCGCTTTAAATCCGGAGACCGACAACAATGCGATCCCTGAGAGCGTGACCAACCCTGAAACAGCACGCATTGACGCTGACAAAAAAGACGATCAATAA
- a CDS encoding biotin--[acetyl-CoA-carboxylase] ligase: protein MILKEVDSTNTYLKQMLANNEPVAEGTAIMAESQTAGRGQQLNKWYSTTGESLAFSFVISPTFLPIARQFDLTRVVSLGVYGALRPLVGDPLKIKWPNDIYIGDRKLGGILIENQLKGSNIKHTVVGIGLNINQSWFPEWVPNPTSLRQTLHKDHDPKEILAQLCVNIDHWYDELKQGATEIIQRSYLDTLYRFNISGRFKAQDIIFEGRIVGVTPQGLLQVQQAEGTREYDLKQIQFIHH from the coding sequence TTGATACTGAAAGAAGTTGACTCTACGAACACATACCTTAAACAAATGCTGGCAAATAATGAGCCAGTAGCGGAGGGTACGGCCATTATGGCAGAAAGCCAGACCGCCGGCCGTGGCCAGCAACTCAATAAATGGTACAGCACAACCGGCGAAAGCCTTGCCTTCAGCTTTGTGATCAGCCCCACTTTTCTGCCCATTGCCCGCCAGTTCGACCTTACCCGCGTGGTCAGCTTGGGAGTATACGGAGCGCTGCGGCCATTGGTTGGCGATCCGCTCAAAATTAAATGGCCTAATGATATTTACATCGGCGATCGTAAGCTGGGCGGCATCCTGATCGAGAACCAGTTAAAGGGAAGCAACATTAAGCACACGGTAGTGGGCATAGGGCTCAACATCAACCAGTCGTGGTTCCCCGAATGGGTACCCAACCCGACCTCGCTCAGGCAAACATTACATAAAGATCACGATCCAAAGGAAATATTGGCTCAACTTTGCGTTAATATTGATCATTGGTATGATGAACTGAAGCAAGGCGCTACCGAAATTATCCAACGCTCGTACCTCGATACCCTGTATCGTTTTAACATCAGCGGTCGATTTAAGGCGCAAGATATTATATTTGAGGGCCGGATCGTTGGCGTTACACCGCAGGGGCTGTTACAGGTACAGCAAGCGGAGGGCACCAGGGAGTACGATCTTAAGCAGATACAGTTCATTCACCACTAA
- a CDS encoding protein-disulfide reductase DsbD N-terminal domain-containing protein: protein MKRIYLSLLAVFFAATTFAQIETPVKWSYAAKRISPTEAVILVKATIDAGWHIYSQNVKEGGPVATSFTFPPSKDYVLVGKPMEPKPVTKYEDAFKMNVSYFENSAIFQQRIKLKKAGATTVKGKVEYMTCNDRKCLPPDEVEFTVSLSAK from the coding sequence ATGAAAAGGATATATCTATCATTACTGGCCGTATTTTTTGCGGCGACCACTTTTGCACAGATCGAGACACCTGTAAAATGGAGCTACGCGGCTAAAAGAATAAGCCCTACCGAAGCGGTGATCCTGGTAAAGGCCACTATCGATGCCGGATGGCACATTTACTCGCAAAATGTAAAAGAGGGCGGCCCTGTGGCTACCAGCTTTACCTTTCCGCCAAGTAAGGACTATGTACTGGTAGGCAAACCAATGGAACCTAAACCGGTAACAAAATATGAGGATGCCTTTAAGATGAATGTGAGCTACTTCGAGAACTCGGCCATCTTTCAGCAACGCATCAAATTGAAAAAGGCCGGTGCTACTACCGTTAAGGGCAAAGTGGAATACATGACCTGCAACGACCGCAAATGCCTTCCGCCAGATGAGGTTGAGTTCACGGTGAGTTTATCAGCCAAATAA
- the rsfS gene encoding ribosome silencing factor, giving the protein MVKSKAITESAYISELAIHGIQEKKGNDIVRLDLRNIKSSVSDYFVICHADSSTQVKAIANSIEDEIFKATGQEATHKEGLEHAEWILLDYIDVVVHIFKTDKREYYGVEDLWGDAEIKFYKSA; this is encoded by the coding sequence ATGGTAAAAAGCAAAGCGATAACTGAATCCGCTTACATTTCTGAACTGGCCATCCATGGCATCCAGGAAAAAAAAGGGAACGACATAGTGAGATTGGACCTGCGTAATATCAAGAGCTCCGTGTCCGATTATTTTGTGATATGTCATGCCGACTCCAGCACACAGGTAAAAGCCATAGCCAACAGCATAGAAGACGAGATATTCAAGGCCACCGGCCAGGAAGCTACCCACAAGGAGGGCCTGGAGCATGCCGAATGGATATTACTGGACTACATTGATGTGGTGGTGCACATATTCAAGACCGATAAACGTGAATATTACGGTGTTGAGGACCTATGGGGCGATGCCGAGATCAAGTTCTACAAAAGCGCCTGA
- the pfkA gene encoding 6-phosphofructokinase: MAEIKNIGVYTSGGDSPGMNSAIRAVVRTALYYNIEVTGIRRGYAGMISGDLFPMDRKSVANIVQRGGTILKTARSEEFRTPEGRQQAYKQLKRYGVDALVGIGGDGTFTGAKVFSNEFGIPIVGLPGTIDNDLQGTDFTIGYDTAINTVVEAVDKIRDTAESHDRLFIVEVMGRDSGLIALRTGIASGAEAILIPETKTNLEALYHRLEQGRRDKSSKILIVAEGDEAGGAFEIGRLVKEKYPNYDTRVSVLGHMQRGGHPTCMDRVLASRVGVAAVEALMAGHSHEMIGIINGQISYTPFESAIKHNTEVDANLLRIVDILSL, from the coding sequence ATGGCAGAAATTAAGAACATAGGGGTATACACGTCGGGCGGTGATTCGCCGGGCATGAACTCGGCCATACGTGCAGTAGTACGTACGGCGCTATATTACAATATCGAGGTCACAGGCATACGCCGCGGTTACGCGGGTATGATCAGTGGTGATCTGTTCCCGATGGACCGTAAATCAGTGGCTAACATCGTGCAACGTGGTGGTACCATTTTAAAGACCGCCCGCAGCGAGGAGTTCCGTACACCGGAAGGCCGCCAGCAAGCTTACAAGCAACTGAAACGCTACGGCGTTGATGCTTTAGTAGGTATCGGTGGCGATGGTACCTTTACAGGTGCCAAGGTGTTCAGTAACGAGTTCGGTATCCCCATCGTGGGTTTACCTGGTACCATCGATAACGACCTGCAAGGAACCGACTTCACTATCGGTTATGACACGGCGATCAACACCGTGGTAGAGGCTGTGGACAAGATCCGCGATACGGCCGAATCACATGACCGCCTGTTCATTGTAGAGGTGATGGGCCGCGACTCAGGTTTGATCGCGCTGCGTACCGGTATCGCATCTGGTGCCGAGGCTATCCTGATCCCAGAGACCAAGACCAACCTTGAAGCGTTGTACCACCGTTTGGAGCAAGGCCGTCGTGATAAATCATCCAAGATCCTGATCGTTGCCGAAGGTGACGAAGCCGGCGGTGCTTTCGAGATAGGCCGTTTGGTGAAGGAAAAATATCCTAACTATGATACCCGCGTATCGGTATTGGGCCATATGCAACGCGGTGGTCACCCAACTTGTATGGACCGTGTATTGGCCAGCCGCGTAGGTGTGGCAGCAGTAGAGGCCTTAATGGCCGGCCACAGCCACGAAATGATCGGTATCATCAATGGGCAGATATCGTACACACCGTTCGAGAGCGCCATTAAGCACAATACTGAGGTAGATGCCAACTTATTGCGTATCGTAGATATCCTTTCGCTATAA
- a CDS encoding protein-disulfide reductase DsbD family protein codes for MHFRSKRPVKGLLFIFLLSLATLLMARPAHAAIMLLTQTDTTLTAADTVSTADVEFTDVAPAKPAANSTVDSAKTQSTVVAAAATKPAEKPKTLWQIFIAGLLGGFAALLMPCIYPMLPLTVSFFTKKAGSRSKGIWHSVIYGVSIIVIYVSLGLLITLLFGSDALNALATNGIFNLFFFLLLVVFGASFLGAFEIQLPTSLANKLDENSDKGGMAGLFFMAATLVVVSFSCTGPIIGTLLVEAASKGERLAPAMGMFGFSLALAIPFTLFALFPSLLKSLPKSGGWLNSVKVILGFLELAFALKFLSNVDLAYHWNWFDREVFLSLWIVISALMGMYLLGKLKFSHDSDLPYVSVPRTFLAIIVFAFTVYMIPGLWGAPLKSISAFLPPTATQDFDLSNLTAATAPEARPQISIKEKKYESVFLRGKHKGLDEWYDLDQALQVSKETNKPILIDFTGWNCVNCRKMEADVWSDPEVHKRLANDFVMLELYVDEKKELPANEQKISAYSGKKIKTIGNKWSDYEASNFNVNSQPYYVIVNAKGDVLVPPQGANYDVANYIRFLDSGKAAYEKNNGRN; via the coding sequence ATGCATTTTCGTTCAAAGCGGCCGGTAAAAGGGCTGCTATTCATTTTTTTGTTGAGCCTGGCCACCTTACTGATGGCGCGTCCGGCACATGCGGCAATAATGCTGCTAACGCAGACCGATACCACGCTGACCGCTGCTGATACCGTTTCAACGGCCGATGTAGAGTTCACTGATGTGGCGCCTGCCAAACCCGCCGCCAATTCTACTGTTGACAGCGCCAAGACCCAAAGTACCGTTGTAGCTGCCGCCGCTACCAAACCTGCCGAAAAGCCTAAAACGCTGTGGCAGATATTTATTGCCGGCCTGTTAGGTGGTTTTGCCGCCTTACTGATGCCTTGCATTTACCCGATGTTGCCATTGACCGTAAGCTTTTTTACCAAAAAAGCCGGATCGCGCAGTAAGGGTATTTGGCACTCGGTGATCTACGGGGTATCTATCATTGTGATCTATGTATCACTTGGTCTGCTCATCACCCTGCTGTTCGGCTCCGACGCGTTGAACGCGCTGGCCACCAACGGTATATTCAACCTGTTCTTCTTTTTACTATTGGTAGTGTTCGGGGCATCGTTCCTGGGCGCTTTCGAGATACAGTTACCTACCTCACTCGCTAACAAGCTGGATGAGAACTCCGACAAAGGGGGCATGGCCGGCCTGTTCTTCATGGCGGCCACCCTGGTGGTGGTATCCTTCTCGTGTACCGGCCCCATCATTGGTACCCTGTTGGTAGAGGCCGCCTCCAAAGGCGAGCGTTTGGCACCGGCCATGGGTATGTTCGGTTTCTCGCTGGCACTGGCTATCCCGTTCACGTTGTTCGCGCTGTTCCCATCGTTGTTAAAGTCGTTGCCAAAATCAGGTGGATGGCTTAATAGTGTGAAGGTGATATTGGGCTTTTTGGAGCTGGCCTTTGCGCTTAAGTTCCTGTCTAACGTGGATCTGGCTTACCACTGGAACTGGTTCGACCGTGAGGTGTTCCTGTCGCTTTGGATCGTGATCAGTGCATTGATGGGTATGTACCTGTTGGGCAAGCTCAAATTCTCGCATGACAGCGACCTGCCTTACGTATCGGTTCCGCGTACGTTCCTGGCCATTATCGTGTTCGCCTTTACGGTGTACATGATCCCGGGCTTATGGGGCGCGCCGCTTAAATCGATCAGTGCATTTTTACCGCCTACCGCTACTCAGGATTTCGACCTGAGCAACCTGACCGCAGCTACAGCCCCCGAGGCCAGGCCACAGATCAGCATCAAGGAAAAGAAGTACGAGAGCGTGTTCCTGCGTGGAAAACACAAAGGGCTTGATGAGTGGTACGACCTTGACCAGGCTTTACAGGTATCCAAAGAGACCAATAAACCGATACTGATCGATTTTACAGGCTGGAACTGCGTGAACTGCCGCAAAATGGAGGCCGATGTTTGGAGCGACCCTGAGGTACACAAGCGCCTGGCCAATGATTTCGTGATGCTGGAGCTTTATGTGGACGAGAAGAAAGAGTTGCCGGCAAATGAGCAGAAGATATCAGCATATAGTGGGAAAAAGATCAAAACTATAGGCAATAAATGGAGCGATTATGAAGCTTCGAATTTTAATGTAAATTCGCAACCATATTACGTGATCGTGAATGCCAAGGGCGACGTTCTGGTGCCGCCCCAAGGCGCTAATTATGACGTAGCGAACTATATCCGATTTTTAGACAGCGGCAAAGCCGCCTACGAAAAGAACAATGGCAGAAATTAA
- the purD gene encoding phosphoribosylamine--glycine ligase, whose product MKILLIGSGGRESAFAWKLSQSPQCEELFIAPGNAGTGQYGTNVDLKVTDFAGIKDLVLAKGIGMVLVGPEEPLVKGIHDFFLNDEQLKSVPVIGPQQEGAQLEGSKDFSKQFMQRNNVPTAASRTFTADTLQDGLDYLATQGLPIVLKADGLAAGKGVLICLSLQEAQQELTEMLTQAKFGEASSKVVVEQFLQGIELSVFVLTDGNSYKILPEAKDYKRIGEGDTGLNTGGMGSVSPVPFADADFMQKVEQRIVIPTVEGLKKEGIPYKGFIFVGLMNCDGEPYTIEYNCRMGDPETESVMPRIESDLVDLLQGVAEGNLHERELRISNKVAATVMCVAGGYPGEYLKNKVMSGLENVRGSIAFHAGTAKQGDEVITTGGRVIAVTSLQDDMFTALQQATLDASRIYYDGKYFRKDIGFDLI is encoded by the coding sequence ATGAAAATTCTGCTCATAGGATCAGGCGGCCGCGAAAGCGCCTTTGCCTGGAAACTTAGCCAAAGCCCCCAATGCGAAGAGCTTTTTATTGCCCCCGGTAATGCCGGCACCGGCCAGTACGGCACCAACGTTGATCTTAAGGTGACCGACTTTGCCGGGATCAAGGACCTGGTGTTAGCTAAAGGCATCGGTATGGTACTGGTAGGCCCTGAAGAACCGCTGGTAAAAGGCATCCACGACTTCTTTTTGAACGATGAGCAACTGAAAAGCGTACCGGTGATCGGTCCGCAGCAGGAAGGTGCTCAGCTGGAGGGCAGCAAGGATTTTTCAAAACAGTTCATGCAGCGCAATAATGTACCTACAGCGGCATCGCGCACCTTTACGGCCGATACCCTGCAGGATGGACTGGACTACCTGGCCACCCAGGGCTTGCCGATCGTGTTAAAGGCCGATGGTTTGGCTGCCGGTAAAGGCGTGCTGATCTGCCTGAGTTTGCAGGAAGCCCAACAGGAACTTACCGAGATGCTTACCCAAGCCAAATTTGGCGAAGCCAGCTCTAAAGTGGTGGTGGAGCAATTTTTACAAGGCATCGAGCTGTCGGTATTCGTACTTACTGATGGTAACAGCTATAAGATCTTACCTGAGGCCAAAGACTATAAACGCATAGGCGAAGGCGACACTGGTTTGAACACCGGCGGTATGGGTTCGGTATCGCCCGTTCCGTTCGCCGATGCAGATTTCATGCAAAAGGTAGAGCAGCGCATTGTGATCCCTACGGTAGAAGGTTTGAAAAAAGAAGGCATCCCCTACAAAGGCTTCATCTTCGTTGGGTTGATGAACTGCGATGGCGAGCCTTACACTATTGAATATAACTGCCGCATGGGCGACCCGGAGACCGAAAGTGTGATGCCAAGGATCGAGTCGGACCTGGTAGACCTACTGCAAGGTGTGGCCGAAGGGAATCTGCACGAAAGAGAACTCAGGATATCAAATAAAGTTGCTGCCACCGTGATGTGCGTAGCAGGAGGCTACCCCGGCGAATACCTGAAAAATAAAGTAATGAGCGGCCTGGAGAACGTACGCGGCTCCATCGCTTTCCATGCCGGCACGGCTAAGCAGGGTGATGAGGTGATCACCACCGGTGGCCGTGTGATCGCCGTTACCTCGTTACAGGATGATATGTTCACGGCCTTACAGCAAGCCACGCTGGATGCCAGTCGCATCTATTATGATGGCAAATATTTCCGTAAGGACATCGGCTTCGACCTGATCTAA